From the Tissierellales bacterium genome, the window AGAAGATTTTTGGAAAGAAGAACATGTAAAAAGAGGATATGGAGAATTAAAGACTCCATTAATATTAAATGAAGAATTATGGCATAGATCTGGTCATTGGGATCATTACAAAGAAAATATGTATTTTACAAAAATAGATGAGAATGATTATGCAATAAAACCTATGAATTGCCCTGGTTCAATTCTTGTATATAAATCAAAGATGCATAGTTATAGGGATTTACCTCTTAGGTGGGGAGAGTTGGGCTTAGTTCACAGGCATGAGCTTTCTGGTACTCTTCATGGTCTTATGAGGGTTAGAAGTATTACTCAAGATGATGCCCATTTATATACATTACCAAATCAAGTAAAGGATGAATTAGTAGGAGTAATGGAATTAGCAGATTATATATATAATATATTTGGATTTAATTATCATGTAGAATTATCCACTAGACCAGAAAACTCTATGGGAACAGATGAACAATGGGAATTAGCAACTAATAGTTTAATTGAAGCTTTGAAAGAAAAAGGAATAGACTATGTATTAAATGAAGGCGATGGAGCTTTTTATGGACCAAAGATTGATTATCACTTAGAAGATGCCATTGGTAGAACATGGCAGTGTGGTACAATACAATTAGATTTCCAAATGCCAGAAAGATTTGACTTAACTTATATAGATAAAGATAATGAAAAGAAACGCCCTATTATGATTCACAGAACTATTCTTGGAAGTATTGAAAGATTTATGGGAATTTTAATAGAACATTATGCAGGAAAATTCCCAGTATGGCTTGCTCCAGTTCAAGCTAGGATACTTCCTATTTCAGATAAATTTAATGATTATGCTTATAAAGTAAAGAAAGAAATGGAAGACAAAGGTTTAAGAATAGAAGTAGATGATAGAGTAGAAAAGGTAGGATATAAAATTAGAGAAGCAGAACTTCAACAAATACCTTATATGTTAGTAGTTGGTGGAAAAGAAGTAGAAGAAAGATTAGTATCTATAAGGAAACGAGATGAAGGAGATATAGGACAACTAAAGGTAGAAGAATTTATAGAAAAAGTAGCAGAGGAAGTTGAGAATAAAAAGTAGTATATAAGGGGTATACAGTGAGTAAAACTTTACCTTTTATATTAGAAACTTTAATAATAACTGTTGCTGTTTTAATCGTTAAAAACAACAAGAACAAGTCATGTATAGCTGACTTGTTCTTGTTGTTTTCTTTAAGTCTAAGTTGCAAAATCTGAAGATGGTTCATAGAGACTAAGTATTTCGTCTAATTCTTCGTCAGTCATATATTCTTTTTCCATAAGCACATCGGCGATATTAAGTAAAATTATCTTATTCTCCTCTAGAATCTTAATAGCTTCTTTATATGATTTATCAATTATCTTTTTTACCTCTTTTCTTAC encodes:
- the thrS gene encoding threonine--tRNA ligase, whose product is MSKVKITLPDNSVKEYDKGVTVYDIAKDISKGLAREAVGAEVNDKILGLKEPINEDSRVSIVKFEDEAGKHIFWHTSAHILAQAVKRLYPDTKLAIGPAIDDGFYYDFDTEHRFTPEDLEKIEEEMNKIVKENYELEKFILPRDEAIEYLKEKSEPYKVELVEDLPEDEIISFYKQGDFVDLCAGPHLPSTKKVKASKLLSIAGAYWHGDEKNKMLQRIYGTSYEKKKDLDKHLERIEEAKKRDHRKLGKELDLFSMHEVAPGFPFFHPKGMVLRNILEDFWKEEHVKRGYGELKTPLILNEELWHRSGHWDHYKENMYFTKIDENDYAIKPMNCPGSILVYKSKMHSYRDLPLRWGELGLVHRHELSGTLHGLMRVRSITQDDAHLYTLPNQVKDELVGVMELADYIYNIFGFNYHVELSTRPENSMGTDEQWELATNSLIEALKEKGIDYVLNEGDGAFYGPKIDYHLEDAIGRTWQCGTIQLDFQMPERFDLTYIDKDNEKKRPIMIHRTILGSIERFMGILIEHYAGKFPVWLAPVQARILPISDKFNDYAYKVKKEMEDKGLRIEVDDRVEKVGYKIREAELQQIPYMLVVGGKEVEERLVSIRKRDEGDIGQLKVEEFIEKVAEEVENKK